The Aminithiophilus ramosus genome contains a region encoding:
- a CDS encoding NADH-quinone oxidoreductase subunit H, translating into MLLVVFLLLLASLATVLALSGGASPRRGVEVGRELTLLVACALPLALVVASLVWFAYRQGLPGAPFSLETFAAKSVWSVASWPGRIGLAALGLVFLSLLPVLAGTTVRPIEGGQGDDFSGRALLLFEVARQYRTLAACSVCVCLFLPGSLGLILELQALTLFVVDFLFFWAKVFLVQMTALSLEDAFVGRFRGDQAASFYSLAASGLALAGLILLFFDVRL; encoded by the coding sequence CTGCTCCTCGTCGTCTTCCTGCTTCTCCTGGCCTCTCTGGCGACGGTCCTCGCCCTCTCGGGCGGAGCGTCTCCTCGAAGAGGGGTCGAGGTCGGCAGGGAGCTGACCCTTCTCGTCGCCTGTGCCCTGCCCCTGGCTCTGGTCGTCGCCTCCCTCGTCTGGTTCGCCTACCGTCAGGGACTGCCCGGTGCCCCCTTTTCCCTTGAGACCTTCGCCGCCAAGTCGGTATGGTCCGTCGCCTCTTGGCCCGGTCGGATCGGTCTGGCCGCTCTCGGCCTCGTCTTTCTCTCTCTCCTGCCCGTCCTGGCCGGGACGACGGTCCGTCCGATAGAGGGGGGACAGGGTGACGATTTCTCCGGCCGGGCTCTGCTCCTCTTTGAAGTGGCCCGTCAGTACAGGACGTTGGCGGCCTGCTCCGTCTGCGTCTGCCTTTTCCTGCCCGGTTCTCTGGGCCTCATTCTCGAGCTGCAGGCCCTGACGCTCTTTGTCGTCGATTTTCTCTTTTTCTGGGCCAAAGTCTTTCTCGTCCAGATGACGGCCCTTTCCCTGGAAGACGCCTTCGTCGGGCGTTTCCGGGGCGACCAGGCGGCCTCCTTCTATTCCTTGGCCGCGTCGGGGCTCGCCCTGGCCGGCCTGATCCTGCTGTTTTTCGATGTGCGTCTCTAG
- a CDS encoding NADH-quinone oxidoreductase subunit H, whose amino-acid sequence MLTWGTKILAAAALMLLASLVSLIFEGLGRTFTARLERRLGPPPSQPFYDLVKLFGKKAVLPREGLPWLFLGAPAVGAASALTIFLYLPIGSLPPLLSGGGTCSSSSSCFSWPLWRRSSPSRAERLLEEGSRSAGS is encoded by the coding sequence ATGCTTACCTGGGGAACGAAGATCCTTGCCGCCGCGGCTCTGATGCTTCTGGCCTCGCTCGTGAGCCTGATCTTCGAGGGGCTCGGCCGCACCTTCACCGCTCGCCTTGAGCGACGTCTGGGGCCTCCTCCCTCGCAGCCTTTCTACGACCTCGTCAAGCTTTTCGGCAAGAAGGCGGTTCTGCCGCGAGAGGGGCTGCCCTGGCTTTTCCTGGGCGCTCCCGCCGTCGGCGCGGCGTCGGCGCTGACGATCTTCCTCTACCTGCCCATCGGTTCCCTGCCCCCGCTGCTCTCCGGGGGGGGGACCTGCTCCTCGTCGTCTTCCTGCTTCTCCTGGCCTCTCTGGCGACGGTCCTCGCCCTCTCGGGCGGAGCGTCTCCTCGAAGAGGGGTCGAGGTCGGCAGGGAGCTGA
- a CDS encoding hydrogenase large subunit, with product MTPFNLSCRQRGFTEPLDISLELDGQRIKGAEIRHGAVHRGIEAMARGRDPFQVLALAERVCGSCSLSNAVAFVRAMETLSSIVVPRRASYLRTLFLELERMASHFLWLASTCRVAGQSSLAMSALSLREEVLNLLERLSGRRSNWGVVTFGGVRCDIDAQGAAAIGAMISFYRRELPPFQEAFRNGTLLRARMEGIGLLPKETALLYGSVGPVARGSGLAVDLRWSSPYEAYGELEGQAVLGGIDGRPPRGDVFDRLLVRVGEIGQSLDLVQALLEGLPEGAIRTNRKRGRLHTLLKQAEGAALSLVEGPRGETLHRLVLRRGEGGLSSWRIRSATYANASLWPLLLKGALLDDALLILSSTDPCMACTERLIETPFSAETKALGRPEVPEAAGESR from the coding sequence ATGACTCCCTTCAATCTATCCTGCCGACAGAGAGGGTTCACGGAACCCCTCGACATTTCCCTGGAACTCGACGGACAGAGGATCAAAGGCGCCGAAATCCGTCACGGAGCGGTCCATCGAGGCATCGAGGCGATGGCTCGCGGCCGCGACCCCTTCCAGGTCCTCGCCCTCGCCGAACGGGTCTGCGGCTCCTGCTCCCTCTCCAACGCCGTGGCTTTCGTGAGAGCCATGGAGACGCTGTCCTCCATCGTCGTTCCCCGGCGGGCGAGTTATCTGCGGACCCTTTTTCTGGAGCTGGAGAGGATGGCCTCTCATTTCCTCTGGCTGGCGTCGACCTGCCGCGTCGCCGGCCAATCCTCGCTGGCGATGTCGGCCCTTTCCCTGAGGGAGGAGGTCCTCAATCTCCTCGAAAGGCTTTCGGGACGGCGGTCCAACTGGGGCGTCGTGACCTTCGGCGGTGTCCGCTGCGACATCGATGCCCAAGGGGCGGCGGCGATCGGGGCCATGATCTCCTTCTACCGCAGGGAACTGCCCCCCTTCCAGGAGGCTTTCCGTAACGGGACTCTCCTGCGTGCCCGTATGGAGGGGATCGGCCTGCTTCCGAAGGAGACGGCCCTCCTTTACGGTTCCGTGGGCCCCGTGGCCCGGGGCAGCGGTCTTGCCGTCGATCTTCGTTGGTCCTCTCCCTACGAGGCCTACGGAGAGCTCGAGGGGCAGGCCGTCCTGGGGGGGATCGACGGCCGTCCCCCTCGTGGCGATGTCTTCGACCGTCTCCTCGTCCGGGTCGGCGAGATCGGTCAATCGCTGGATCTCGTTCAGGCCCTTCTCGAGGGGCTTCCCGAGGGGGCGATCAGGACCAACAGGAAGCGCGGCCGTCTCCATACCCTCCTGAAGCAGGCCGAGGGCGCGGCGCTCTCCCTGGTTGAAGGACCGAGGGGGGAAACGCTCCACCGTCTCGTCCTGCGGCGAGGAGAGGGGGGCCTTTCCTCGTGGCGGATCCGCTCGGCCACTTACGCCAATGCCTCGTTGTGGCCCCTTCTTCTGAAAGGGGCATTGCTGGACGATGCCCTTCTCATCCTGAGCAGCACCGATCCCTGCATGGCCTGTACGGAGAGGCTTATCGAGACGCCTTTCTCTGCCGAGACAAAGGCTCTGGGCCGCCCCGAGGTGCCGGAAGCCGCAGGGGAGAGCCGCTGA
- a CDS encoding NADH-quinone oxidoreductase subunit C, protein MTDPDLSGYAATASAPQDVLSRLEDLLGDDIEGSSLGGGEGRPRLLTVALPRRRFLEGVDCLGEFDRPHFMCLSGEDRGMSVLLRYDFALFRCAERGKRFHVTLEVSLPKGDLLMPSLQGRFPSAEYDEREVLEMLGPDFTGQSKRGRLFLPEGWEAVKPWRHEFEPPRSRQ, encoded by the coding sequence GTGACCGATCCCGATCTTTCCGGATATGCCGCGACGGCGAGTGCTCCCCAAGACGTCCTGTCCCGTCTGGAGGATCTCCTCGGCGACGATATCGAGGGTTCTTCCCTCGGGGGAGGGGAGGGACGTCCCCGACTTCTGACCGTGGCTCTTCCCCGCCGGCGCTTTCTCGAAGGTGTCGATTGCCTGGGCGAATTCGATCGCCCTCACTTCATGTGCCTTTCCGGGGAGGATAGGGGGATGTCGGTGTTGCTCCGCTACGATTTCGCCCTTTTCCGCTGCGCCGAAAGGGGAAAGCGCTTTCACGTCACCCTCGAGGTGTCTCTCCCCAAAGGGGATCTCCTGATGCCCTCTCTTCAGGGCCGTTTCCCTTCCGCCGAGTACGATGAGCGGGAGGTCCTCGAAATGCTCGGCCCCGATTTCACCGGCCAGTCCAAAAGGGGACGCCTTTTCCTGCCCGAGGGATGGGAGGCGGTCAAACCCTGGCGCCACGAGTTCGAACCGCCCCGATCGAGACAATGA
- a CDS encoding NADH-quinone oxidoreductase subunit B family protein: MERSWEALSKSLWIYHWNSGSCNGCDGEWLSSFGPRYDLERLGVRCVESPRQADLLLVTGAVCSCQVDLLRRTYAMMAEPRLVMAFGVCAVSGGIFRDSPVGCGPLDAILPVDVYVLGCPPRPEALVEGLTRVVLEVERRCALSERRRSL, encoded by the coding sequence ATGGAACGTTCATGGGAGGCTTTGTCCAAATCTCTTTGGATCTATCATTGGAACAGCGGTTCCTGTAACGGCTGTGACGGCGAGTGGCTTTCCTCTTTCGGGCCCCGCTATGACCTGGAGCGTCTGGGGGTCCGTTGCGTCGAGAGTCCCAGACAGGCCGATCTGCTCCTCGTGACGGGGGCGGTCTGTTCCTGTCAGGTCGACCTGTTGCGCCGGACCTATGCCATGATGGCCGAACCGAGGCTGGTCATGGCTTTCGGCGTCTGTGCCGTCTCGGGAGGCATCTTCCGCGATTCTCCCGTCGGCTGTGGGCCTCTCGACGCGATTCTGCCCGTCGACGTCTACGTCCTGGGCTGTCCTCCAAGGCCGGAGGCGCTCGTCGAAGGCCTTACTCGAGTCGTCCTGGAAGTGGAGAGACGCTGTGCCCTTTCCGAGAGGAGGCGTTCGCTGTGA
- a CDS encoding proton-conducting transporter transmembrane domain-containing protein, with translation MDWQIHLPVLIVLLPLLGAFGTPAVAFFGGVARRLWLVLLSMATAVLVALLWSRVAHSGVALYVIGAEAWNLVLSQGVFAPLRIVLAVDGFASFSSLLLAVACLVGALAFLSDDGGRRNDATPTLLHFLVLASGLALIVTGDLFNFALFLGLFSLASWALVALDRDHRSALTVAFNGLAFSSLTLSLILAAVALLYGRYDTAALAALARSMPFGLAEKAALVFFVAALLSRCGSVPFHFSLVGPFSVTSTGTACLLLAGVHVGLYGLMRVVFSLYGTVLGGEVLGGTFLLSGALSLLIGVLFALKADDLSSLTAWIVLSQIGYILLGLGVALSCLGDARAMADYGLTALRGALAQWSVLLIASSLLLLCVGVLRRQEGTTRLDRLHLRGGAGALAAGSFFVAAWTLSGFPPFVGYVPKLLLSQSLVVFQPLLGALSIGASVAVAAALIRAFHAAFLGTGEVLPRRETPLPTLLVVGGLLVLIGFLSALPSWSLGRWVDPAAAALLNQRGYIEAVLGGGL, from the coding sequence ATGGATTGGCAGATTCACCTTCCCGTTCTCATCGTTCTGCTTCCGCTGCTGGGAGCCTTCGGGACTCCGGCCGTCGCCTTCTTCGGCGGGGTGGCGCGACGTCTCTGGCTCGTCCTTCTGTCGATGGCGACCGCCGTGCTGGTCGCTCTCCTCTGGAGCAGGGTGGCCCATTCGGGAGTGGCCCTGTATGTCATCGGTGCCGAGGCCTGGAACCTGGTCCTGTCCCAGGGCGTCTTCGCTCCTCTCCGCATTGTCCTCGCCGTCGACGGCTTCGCCTCTTTCTCTTCGCTGCTTTTGGCCGTAGCCTGCCTTGTCGGCGCTCTTGCCTTCCTCTCCGACGACGGCGGGCGCCGTAACGACGCGACGCCGACGCTTCTTCATTTCCTGGTCCTGGCTTCCGGCCTGGCCCTGATCGTCACGGGAGACCTTTTCAACTTCGCCCTTTTCCTCGGTCTCTTCTCCCTGGCGTCCTGGGCTCTGGTCGCCTTGGACAGGGACCATCGCTCGGCGCTCACCGTGGCTTTCAACGGACTCGCCTTCTCGTCCCTGACCCTTTCCCTGATCCTGGCGGCCGTGGCCCTTCTCTACGGGCGCTACGACACGGCGGCCCTTGCAGCCCTGGCCCGCTCCATGCCCTTCGGCCTCGCCGAAAAGGCGGCTCTCGTCTTTTTCGTCGCCGCTCTGCTAAGCCGCTGCGGCAGCGTTCCCTTTCACTTTTCTCTCGTCGGCCCCTTCTCCGTGACGTCGACCGGCACGGCCTGTCTCCTCCTTGCCGGAGTCCATGTCGGTCTTTACGGCCTGATGCGCGTCGTCTTCTCTCTTTACGGCACGGTTCTCGGCGGCGAGGTCCTCGGAGGCACCTTTCTGCTTTCCGGCGCGCTCTCTCTCCTCATCGGCGTGCTTTTCGCCCTGAAGGCCGATGACCTGAGCTCTCTGACGGCCTGGATCGTCCTTTCCCAAATCGGCTATATCCTCCTCGGCCTCGGCGTCGCCCTTTCCTGCCTCGGCGATGCCCGTGCCATGGCCGACTACGGTCTGACGGCTCTTCGCGGTGCCCTGGCCCAGTGGTCGGTTTTGCTCATTGCCTCTTCGCTGCTGCTTCTTTGCGTCGGAGTTCTTCGACGTCAGGAGGGAACGACCCGCCTCGACCGGCTCCACCTCCGCGGCGGAGCCGGGGCCCTGGCGGCAGGTTCTTTTTTCGTCGCCGCCTGGACCCTCTCCGGCTTTCCTCCCTTTGTCGGCTATGTGCCGAAACTCCTGCTCAGCCAATCTCTCGTCGTCTTTCAGCCCCTTCTGGGAGCTCTTTCGATAGGAGCTTCCGTCGCCGTCGCCGCCGCCCTGATCCGCGCTTTTCACGCCGCCTTTCTGGGGACCGGGGAGGTCCTTCCCCGCCGAGAGACGCCTCTGCCCACCCTGCTCGTCGTCGGAGGACTCCTTGTCCTGATCGGTTTTCTCTCCGCCCTTCCCTCCTGGTCCCTGGGACGTTGGGTCGACCCGGCGGCGGCCGCCCTTCTCAATCAGCGCGGCTACATCGAGGCCGTGCTGGGAGGGGGACTCTAA
- a CDS encoding NADH-quinone oxidoreductase subunit K — translation MSDLIFPGVAALLCLGLGGALLARHVVKIVMALSLLQSSTALLFVALGYRNAGGVPLFSLASEGGRMSLPSFQAMAMAILVVSSLFTALLLAFGLLLHRRYGTFDIDEIRRSL, via the coding sequence ATGTCTGACTTGATTTTTCCCGGAGTGGCCGCCCTCCTCTGTCTCGGGCTGGGAGGGGCGCTTCTGGCGAGGCATGTCGTCAAGATCGTCATGGCTCTTTCCCTCCTCCAGTCGTCGACGGCCCTTCTTTTCGTGGCCCTCGGCTACCGCAATGCCGGTGGAGTGCCCCTCTTCTCCCTCGCTTCCGAGGGCGGGCGGATGTCCCTCCCCTCTTTTCAGGCCATGGCCATGGCCATCCTCGTCGTCTCGTCGCTTTTTACGGCCCTCCTCTTGGCCTTCGGTCTGCTTCTCCATCGCCGTTACGGCACCTTTGACATCGACGAAATCCGGAGGTCTCTCTGA
- a CDS encoding sodium:proton antiporter — MFRPPRIPSLFALACGLFGLRQALFGHLRIGDGLTGGLSVAVALALFAVSSGKLSRPGSALQSGLALARGAGSLALLAVASLGFHFTFFRNVLVGQGGLFGGSLPEGANDGLLNASGTIALTNVVLLLLAAGALGAILAAFGERGRSCGEDSFHV, encoded by the coding sequence ATGTTTCGTCCTCCCCGAATCCCGTCTCTCTTCGCTCTGGCCTGCGGCCTTTTCGGTCTTCGCCAGGCCCTTTTCGGTCACCTCCGCATCGGCGACGGCCTGACGGGAGGTCTTTCCGTGGCCGTGGCTCTGGCCCTTTTCGCGGTCTCTTCCGGGAAGCTCTCACGGCCTGGAAGCGCTCTTCAATCCGGCTTGGCCCTGGCCCGCGGAGCCGGTTCCCTTGCCCTCTTGGCCGTGGCTTCCCTCGGCTTTCACTTCACCTTTTTCCGCAACGTGCTGGTCGGCCAGGGCGGTCTCTTCGGCGGAAGCCTGCCGGAAGGAGCCAACGACGGCCTTCTGAACGCGTCGGGGACGATCGCCCTGACAAATGTCGTTCTCCTCCTGCTCGCTGCCGGTGCCCTCGGCGCCATTCTCGCGGCTTTCGGCGAAAGAGGACGATCCTGCGGGGAGGACTCCTTCCATGTCTGA
- a CDS encoding Na(+)/H(+) antiporter subunit B: MNVFPAGFLLFLVLVCGLFALLSSRPLRSVQALAASGLCLALVFAVLRAPAVALGQLLFGVTFPALLYLFVFRACRKGRDLRCRRR; encoded by the coding sequence ATGAACGTTTTCCCGGCAGGTTTTCTGCTCTTTCTCGTTCTCGTCTGTGGCCTTTTCGCCCTTCTCTCGTCTCGTCCGCTCCGGTCCGTCCAGGCCCTGGCCGCCTCGGGGCTCTGTCTGGCTCTCGTCTTCGCGGTCCTCCGGGCCCCTGCCGTGGCCCTGGGGCAGCTCCTGTTCGGAGTGACCTTTCCTGCCCTTCTCTACCTTTTCGTTTTCCGAGCCTGCAGAAAGGGGCGCGATTTGAGATGTCGAAGACGATGA
- a CDS encoding MOSC domain-containing protein, whose product MAHLVAVCVSEKRQEPKKALPQARILADGGVEGDSHGDHETRPISLLRLEDILEVQERVGFEIPPGALAENLVVGGLPDDLAPGARLAVGSEALLEVIEKGKRVDEPHSYDYRGICLLPTAGFFLRPLRGGVVRPQDPVEVEP is encoded by the coding sequence ATGGCACATCTCGTCGCGGTCTGCGTCAGCGAGAAACGTCAGGAGCCTAAAAAGGCTCTCCCTCAGGCTCGCATCTTGGCCGACGGGGGCGTCGAGGGAGATTCCCACGGCGACCACGAAACGAGGCCGATCAGCCTTTTGCGTCTGGAAGACATTCTCGAGGTTCAGGAGAGGGTCGGTTTCGAGATTCCCCCGGGCGCCCTGGCCGAGAATCTGGTCGTCGGCGGGTTGCCCGATGATCTGGCCCCGGGGGCGAGGCTGGCCGTCGGTTCCGAAGCGCTTCTCGAAGTCATCGAAAAGGGCAAAAGGGTTGACGAGCCTCACAGCTATGACTATCGGGGGATCTGCCTCCTCCCTACGGCGGGCTTTTTCCTTCGGCCCCTGCGGGGAGGCGTTGTCCGACCTCAGGACCCCGTCGAAGTCGAGCCATGA